Below is a window of Arabidopsis thaliana chromosome 2, partial sequence DNA.
aatttatttcataattaaaattttgtatcatttgtcatttaaaaagttttgtgGTGTTTTATAGGAAGCTGAACCAATAGTGTATTCAGCATGCCGTTGTGCTAGATCCAACACGTTGTCGTCAACCGCCTGCAAtacaaaaagtaaaaccaCCACAGAATTAATCCCTCTAGGCAGCtacaaaaaacttttttagaAATGCCGTTCACCCTATCAATCACTTTTACAGCTAGAACTTAACGGGTCAGTACAAACTTCTTTACTCTTAAAGACTTTGGCTTTGCCGCAACATCTTCTGACGATGAGTTTCCCGccactcttctcttcctcacaTTCTCCTCTACTCGCCTTAACTAATCCTTGTGATGCTTCAGTTAATATGTACTATACATAAATGATCCATATTGTAGTAATCGAATATATGATATGAGTAATCAAAGGTATGATAGTAATCAAAGACATGATTCTCTCCTTAATACCCAAAACCACTTTTGTCTAAGGATTTTGCTTTTGAAATGTGGAGTTGTTGTTTCATATGCAACCATAAATTCAGTAATTTATGGCATCAACAAAAAGATagcaatacaaacaaaaaacatgtcTCGCTTATGATCAATCTGGCACAGCAAGTGAAATGAAATTACCAAATACATGAACTCTCAGAATtggttaaagaaaagaagaagtgcAGACCACCAATACAGCAAACATAAGAAAATGCAGCGGCAAGGGGTCAACATTCCTGCTGGACGAGCCGGTACCAACGGAGGGAACTGTCTTGGAACCACCTCCAACTCCTGTGTACCGATGTGCAAGGAGAATGTATTcaataaactaaaatcaacCGTTGATGGTTTGGTGATATATAGTAAGAGGAGTAAGTACCTGAACGAGCACCCGGCAATGAGGTTGGGGTTAGTGTCACATCTGGGGTCTTTTCCGTCGGTGAGGGTGCGGGAGGCTGTGCTGTTGGACCAGTGGCCGCTAATTCACAAACACTGTTATGAGTGAAACAATATTATAACGCATAGGatagaaaaatatagttaGGTGGGATACCGTTGCATTGTGTGAGGGGAGGCGTCTGAATGTTGCAGGCATTGGGGAGCTGCAAGGCCTGTGTGCGGTTAATGTTAAGGCCGATGTTTGGGATCGGACTGTTGACGGCTGAGCAGATGCACTGCGGCGAAGATTTGATGACAGAGTCGAGCCGAGAACAGCAAGGCTGTGAGGGAGTGGTTGAGTTTCCGGTGATGTAGCTGAGGCACGGAGAGAGAGTGGTCAGTGTGCTCACGCATGAACTGCTCGGCTGTGCTTTTGTTACGCTCCATAGAGCCGCCACAAGGGCTACAAATGTGATTGCGTAGCTTCTTCTATACCCCATAATTTGAGTTATTATTGTTCAACTTTGgtgtttttgctttggtttaATTATAGGAGGAACTGACCAGAAAATGTCAAAGAGGCAGGTCTGGTTGGATGACCTACTTTACATGGTTTATATGGCtttaatttatcaaacataTCTATGTTCTAGATGCATCCCAATATATACAACGCCACGTAGACATGAACCAGTATACTTTTTCAGAACTAATTAAAGATTGTAATTACttaagttacaaaattactAGGAGTATACCAAACTCAGctactttctctttttatttggtttctctttgttaattaatgaaataaaaagaaaaattgtgtGTTGataagagattgagagaaagGATATTAGTTGGAAGTTGTTGAACTCCAATGCACCCattttatcatatataaaacTGAATAATTGTATATCTATAAAGCATCGTCACCGGAAGATTAAGCAGGCCAATTAAAATGGAAGGCTTAACATTGATAGTAGTGATGATGTCAAGCTTTATGTTGGGAGGGCAAGGTCAGCAGATAAGCACGCCATGCACCTCCTCCATGATCTCTACCTTCACTCCATGTCTCAACTTCATCACCGGAAGCAGCGGCGGTTCCGTCACTCCCACCGCCGGCTGCTGCGACTCCTTGAAGACGTTGACCAACACTGGCATGGGCTGTGCTTGCCTCATCCTCACTGCTAACGTCCCGCTGCCTACTGGCTTCATCAATCGGACTCTGGCGCTTGCTCTACCTCGAGCCTGCAAAATGGGCGGTGTACCTATTCAATGTCAAGGTTTTTAATCTACtatactcttttttatttattaatttctcattttttaaCACCACGATTGACTCATTGCTTGATTTACAGCTGCGGGGACTCCTCTACCAGCTCCAGGTATACAATGAAAACCGCTAACTAACTATTATACATAACAACAAAGTTTTAGGCTAGTGGTTCTTAAAGCGAGCgcatataaatttgttttggatcTTAGATACACATATAGTTTGCTTTTCCTTTATAAACAAACTATATGTGTATctaagattcaaaacaaactATTTGCATGTGTATATAAGTTCCAGTTGATTCCATGCATagatttatatacatatatgtattgGGCAGGTCAGGTTCCATTTTTGATTGCTCCACCACCTCAGGTGTCTGCTTTTAGCCCGGGAGGTAAGTAATTTAGCTACGACAATCATATTTATT
It encodes the following:
- a CDS encoding Bifunctional inhibitor/lipid-transfer protein/seed storage 2S albumin superfamily protein yields the protein MGYRRSYAITFVALVAALWSVTKAQPSSSCVSTLTTLSPCLSYITGNSTTPSQPCCSRLDSVIKSSPQCICSAVNSPIPNIGLNINRTQALQLPNACNIQTPPLTQCNAATGPTAQPPAPSPTEKTPDVTLTPTSLPGARSGVGGGSKTVPSVGTGSSSRNVDPLPLHFLMFAVLVVCTSSFL
- the EDA4 gene encoding Bifunctional inhibitor/lipid-transfer protein/seed storage 2S albumin superfamily protein (embryo sac development arrest 4 (EDA4); FUNCTIONS IN: lipid binding; INVOLVED IN: megagametogenesis, lipid transport; LOCATED IN: anchored to membrane; EXPRESSED IN: embryo, hypocotyl, root, flower; EXPRESSED DURING: C globular stage, petal differentiation and expansion stage; CONTAINS InterPro DOMAIN/s: Bifunctional inhibitor/plant lipid transfer protein/seed storage (InterPro:IPR016140), Plant lipid transfer protein/seed storage/trypsin-alpha amylase inhibitor (InterPro:IPR003612); BEST Arabidopsis thaliana protein match is: Bifunctional inhibitor/lipid-transfer protein/seed storage 2S albumin superfamily protein (TAIR:AT1G05450.2).) produces the protein MEGLTLIVVMMSSFMLGGQGQQISTPCTSSMISTFTPCLNFITGSSGGSVTPTAGCCDSLKTLTNTGMGCACLILTANVPLPTGFINRTLALALPRACKMGGVPIQCQAAGTPLPAPGSIFDCSTTSGVCF
- the EDA4 gene encoding Bifunctional inhibitor/lipid-transfer protein/seed storage 2S albumin superfamily protein (embryo sac development arrest 4 (EDA4); CONTAINS InterPro DOMAIN/s: Bifunctional inhibitor/plant lipid transfer protein/seed storage (InterPro:IPR016140), Plant lipid transfer protein/seed storage/trypsin-alpha amylase inhibitor (InterPro:IPR003612); BEST Arabidopsis thaliana protein match is: Bifunctional inhibitor/lipid-transfer protein/seed storage 2S albumin superfamily protein (TAIR:AT1G05450.2); Has 541 Blast hits to 526 proteins in 56 species: Archae - 0; Bacteria - 35; Metazoa - 27; Fungi - 2; Plants - 459; Viruses - 2; Other Eukaryotes - 16 (source: NCBI BLink).); its protein translation is MEGLTLIVVMMSSFMLGGQGQQISTPCTSSMISTFTPCLNFITGSSGGSVTPTAGCCDSLKTLTNTGMGCACLILTANVPLPTGFINRTLALALPRACKMGGVPIQCQAAGTPLPAPGQVPFLIAPPPQVSAFSPGASKAAGTTPTQAPAPDTPADGPTGPTTKSGIRPVDQPMQPTGLAQSSTSPFLPLLFISLILLNL